The Actinomycetota bacterium genome contains the following window.
TCGACGAACGAGCCGGGGTCGAACAGCAGGTCCAGCCGCTCACGCGCGGTCAGCTTGGAGCGCGAGTGCTGGAGGTCGATCCTGTCCTGTCCGCCGCCGAGGGAAAAGGCTGCCTTCTTCTCCGCCAGTTCCTCGAGCAGCTGATCCCACGTCCCCCGCATCGCGGAGGCCGAGTCCAAGGTGGGCATGGAGGCAGGGGAGGACGAGCTGTCGGGGCCCGTGATCTCATTGTGAGGCGTCTGGTCCGCAGTCACGCGCCTGCTCTGTCCGGCGGAAGGTGCATGGCAGCAGTTTAGGAACCGGCGCGGCGCGGGGGCCTAGTCGAGGAACCGGCCCATCTGCCGAAGGAGCTTGGCGCGCTCGATCTCTTTCTCTCGCCGCTCCTGAAGCTGCTCCGGCGTCGCGCTCAGGACCTCTCTGACCAGGTCCGACAGCTGCTCGGGCTCGAAGGGCTTCGTCAGGTAGGCGTCGGCTCCCACCGTCCACCCCTTCAGGTGGTCCTCCTCATCAACCGCGCCCGTGAGGAAGATGATCCGCCTGTCCGGGGAGCCAGGGTCCGCCTGGAGCCTGCGTGCGACCTCGAAGCCGTTCATTTTCGGCATGTTGACGTCAAGGATCAGCAGCTGCGGAGAGCGCTGACGAGCCACCTCGAGGGCCTCAGCGCCATCCTTAGCCTCAAAGGTCTCGTGTTCATCGGCTTGGAGCGCACGGCTCAGAAGCTGGCGAGTGCTGGCGTCATCCTCAGCTATCAAGATCGAGGCCAACTCAGTCCCTGTTCATCCGGAAGATGCGCGGCGCCCCCCCTTGAAGGATAGGCGTGCCCCAGTCTCTCAAGATCCCCCCAGGCGCCGCAGCGCTCCAAGGACGTCCTCGCTTCCTCTAGAAGGAGATCGCCTTCGGGGACTTCGGTCTGGGCAAGGTGGATCAGGCACCGAGCCGCCTCGAGATCCATGGCAGCCTCGCGAGCCATTGCTAGGGCCGCGCGCAGATCTTCGATCCCCGAGCCCGGTAGAACAGCCTCGCGCGCGCGACCCAAAATTTGGAGTGCAGATACCATCAGGCCCCTCTCCGACTTCCTGGCTGCGGATACTGAGTCCTCCGCCAACTTGAGAGCCTCCGCGATTCGCCCTTCCTCTAGGGCTACCACCGCTAGCCAGTAAGAGGCGAGCACCTGCAGGTCGTATCGCCCATCGAGTTTGGTGGCTTGGCTGTGAGCCGCTCTCAAGATGACTGTCGCGCCCTCGTTGTCTCCTTCGAGCGCATGTATCGCCCCATCCAGTACGTCCAACCCAATGGAACTCGTGGATGCTTGTTCGGATGTCCCGAGCAATCGTCGACACTCGCTTACCTTCGCGCGCGCCTCATCGACCAGCCCGGACTCCAGCAAGGCGGTCGCGGTGATTGAAGCAATCGAGAAGCGCCAGAAAGGAGGCTGTAGCGGCGTGTGCAGCTCACCCTCCAAAGCCAATGTTCCCCTTAGCTCCCCCATAGTTAACCGCAAATACATCAAATTGTTGCCAACTCTATCTACGAGTTCACCGAACCCATTCTTGACCCCCTCCTCGTACGCATATTCAAGTGTCTCGCGCGCCAAGCGGGTATGACCCATAAGCAATTGCATCAGCCCACAGTCCGCCTCAGCGGTTACCTTGTGTAGCTCGATGCCGGTTTCTCGTGCAGTCTCCCGACACCTCTCCACCCACCGGAGAGCCTCGGTGTGGTCCCCCTCCTCGCACAGAAGAGCTGCCCAAGCGCGACCTCGCCTGAAGGCCAGTTCAGGCGGCAGGCTCGAGTCCACGTACGCGTTCAGTTTCCCCAACTCAGCGCGCAACTCTTTATGCCGCCCGAGTCTCAGCATAGCCTCAGCCCTGCAGTCTAACCCTGCGGCGGCGAGTTCAGCAGGCAGCTCCTCCTTTTCCTCGCCGCTGAGGATCTCTAGCGTCGCTTCCCAGTCGCCTGTGGCATTGAGAGCGCGTGCCGCGGCCAACCTCAAACGGCTACGTCCATGCTCCACTTCGACTGTCGCCTCCACGTCATTGAGAAGGCGGACCGCCTGATCTTTCCTCCCGAGCCTGAACTCGCACACCACTTGCTCGTGTGCTGCACGATCCGCCACCTCGAGGCACCCAACCTGCAGCGCGAGTTCACGGGCCCGCACGAGGAGTTCACGGGCTTCCTCCCAAGCACCCACGGACATCGCGCGGCGCCCGGCCTCTTCGCTGGATGACGCGGCCCTTGCGGCTTCACCGGACCGCGCGAAGTGGTGTGCGAGGCGGGCAGGCTCGCCGCCGCACCGCAGGAGAGCGCGAGCCACCCTTCGGTGAATCGCCTTCAGTCGAGCACCAGGCACTGATGCCTGCACGACCCCCTCCAACAGAACATGCTTGAATACGAACCTTGGACGTCTTCCATCCCAACTCTCGCGGATGAGATCCTGGCGGGCGAGAGTCCACAACGATTCGGCGACCTGGTCTGGAGTCTGGTCCAGACTGGCCGCCAGCTCCTCAAGCAAGAACCCAGAACCCATTACCGCAGCCACCTCGAGGACTTCCCTCACGTGATCCGGTAACCCAATGACGCGCGACATTAAGAGCAACTCAATACTGAGTGGGACATCAACGCGCTCCCACCTTCCCGCCACACCATCTCCTCGCCCTGCGGCAACCAGTTCTTCGATGAACAGAGGATTTTGATTTGACCGCACGACGAGTTCGTCCACCTCTTGTTGCTGCCAAGTAGCAGACGGATCCAGCGCACGGACCAGCGCATCGCATGCATTGCGTTCGAGCCCGCGCAGATGAATTTCAGCCGTACGATTAGCCAAGTGCGTCAGGGGCAAGGTGCGAATTCGTTGCTCGCGCACGCCGGACTCGGTCCGAGAAGTAAGAAGAAAGAGCACAGGCCTGCGCTCCGCGATTGGCAGTAACGAGGAGATCAACCGCGCCAACGAATCGCTGTACTCGTGCACGTCCTCGAACACCAGAACTACGGGGCGCAGCGCCGAGAGACGGAGAAGCCAGTCGTAACAGGCCCTTTCCACTGCGTCCGCTACAGGCAACTTCTCTGACTCACCCAGTCCCGCGGGCGTCGGCCCTGGATCAAGGTCCACACCGACCAAGCGCGAAAGATAAGCGGCCGTCTGTGACTGGTCGCTTCCGAAACTCTGGCGACAGAGGCTTCTGACCCTTAGCCTGGCCTCCACAGGGCTGGTAGACCCGCGGATCCCGAACCAAGCCTCGAGCATTTGAGCGACGGGAGCGTAGGGAGGGGCCATCCCAGCGGTCCTAGCGTGCCCTTCGAGCCACGTCACGGAGTCTCGGAGCATGCGCCTAAGCTCGCGCACCATACGCGACTTGCCGATGCCGGCTTCACCGGAAATCACGAGCGCCTGTCCACGGCCCTCGGACAACTCGGAAGCGATCTCATCCAAGCGTGCGATCTCAGCCGCGCGCCCATAGGTGGGGACGGCCGAAGAGGGCGCGCTGGTGACTGCGCCCAGCAGGCGCCACCCCTCAATGGACCGGGCTAGGCCTTTGAGCCTGAGATCACCGACCGTTTCCATTCGGAACCACCTAGCACACTCTCTGGCGATGGTGGGGCCAACAAGAATGGAACCCGGCACCGCAAGACTTTGCAGTCGAGCAGCCACGTTAACCGCATCACCAAGGGCGATGCTCCTAGGGTCCGCAGCTCCGATCGCACCGACCGCGGCTCTACCTGCATTGATCCCGATTCTTACGGCAAATTTCTCGATGCCCCAGGCCTCCTCAACCTCGTGACGATATGCATGTAGAGCCTTCTGAATCTCCAACGCCGCCAGACACGCACGCCTTGGGTCGTCCTCGTGGAGGGAGTCCAGCCCAAAGAAGGCCGCGATGCCATCGCCGACGTAGGCCCCCACCGATCCACCAAAAGCCTCGATGATGGCAGTCATCCTGTTGACGCAGTCACCGATGAGCAGACGAACCTCGTGAGGATCCAAGTGCTCAGCAAGCGCGGTAGACCCGACTACGTCCGCAAACAAGGCCGTCACTGGTCGCAGCTCGCCAGCTTGATCATGCAGCGCAGCGGCCGACCGTTCGTGTGCGGTGTCGGTCGACGAGTCGATTTCGGCTGAAGGGTGCCAACCGCACGCGTCACACATTTGCCCGCCTACCAAATCTGCCGGGCCAGAGCCTACCTGGGCGGAGCACCCCTGTCGAAGACGCAGGTCAGAGGGCGCTTTGGTGCTGAGACTGCACCAGGCTCATTAGGACGCGAATACCAGAGCGCCCACTTCCCGGCCGAGCTGAGCGGCCTCATCCCAGGTGAGAGGCCACGGTGCCGCCCGGTCCGGAACCTTTCAGTGCGTCTAGAACGCAGCCGAGGGCCGACTGCTCCACCCCATCTACAACTCCGACGTGCTCTGACCCCATGGGCCCGGCCTGCCTGGAGCGGAGCTCATCAACGTCATTTGCAATCCGCAGAATCCGCGCCTCGATGGACAGGTCACCTTCATCCGTGCCGCCAAGACCGTCGATCATGTACTCGTACGGACGCAAGTACTCCGTTTCATTGAGAATCGCCCGCGTCCGCTGCACGATCTCTCGATGCGGAATAGCTTTGGCTGTTTCTGGGTCCGAAAAGGACACGGCTCCGACATCGTGTAGGAGTGCTACCCATTTCAACCTCTTAACCATGGCCGACGGAAGCCTAAGAGCGACGGACGCTTGCTCTGCCAACTCCGCGACCCGTTCGTGGTGCCCAGCGGACACGTAACCAGCACGTTCCGTGAGGCGTCCCAACGCCCGCACGGTCTGCTCATATGTCACTTCCGTCTCCTCAAATCGCCGAAACTCCCGCTCCGTTACAAACAACAGCGTGAGCACAAAGGCGAAAACGAATGGGCCAAATGCCGGAAATGTCATAACCGCGAGCCCAGCTAGCGAGAAGGCGAACGCATGCATCGATAACACGGGTCCGAAAGCTACAAGAGACTTTGGTGCCGACGATCCTCGCCTGACCGCGAAGACGAGAGATGAAGCGAACAGGGGGATCAGCAATTGGGCGGAGGTAAGCTTCCCTCCGAAAACGGCCCCCATCAGTGCCGTCGCAATCGTGAACGTCCCACCAGCCACACCCAAGACCACTACGTGACTCGCCACAGCACGTACCGACACCTGCCGACGCCAGATCGCCCCTAGCAGCTCAGCGCCCAAGGCGAGCCCGAATAGTATCTGGATTGATGCCAGCTGGAAACCACTCGGACCGACCGCGAAGAGCAGAGACCCAAATGCCCCGGTCGCTGCAGCTCGCATGTCGATCAGAGAACTCAGCCGCAGACTGGCGCTGTAAGCATACCCAGTCACAACAAGAGCGACGGCTAGAATGGACATAGGGTCACTTGACAAGACCCACCTCACCCTCCTCGAACCTAGCCTCCAGAGCGCGATACCCCCCACGCTCATCTGCTCTGACAACGACCTTAGGGAGTATCTCCTGATCGGCTGCTAATGAACGTAGGGCCGCGACCGCATCTGGGTCGAACTGCCGAGTGGCGTTATCGCCCATTATCTGCAGCGCCTGACTATGGGGTAACGCTGGACGGTACGGGCGGTCGCTTGTCAGGGCTTCGTACGCGTCTGCGACTGCCAACACGCGCGCCGCAAACGGAATGTTGGTCCCCTCGAGGCCGCTGGGATATCCCGCACCGTCATAGCGCTCGTGATGGTGAAGGATCTCAGGTGCTAAGTCCCTTAGATAGTCAACTTCTGACGCAACTTGAGCGCCGACAGCCGCGTGCCTCTTAACCTGTTCGTACTCTTCCGGAGTTAGAACACCTGGCTTCCCCAAAATCGTTCCGGACACAGCAACCTTTCCTAGGTCGTGCAAAAGCCCGCCGTAATACCGGCGATGGCGCTCAGAGTCTGGACTCCCAAGCTTTTTGTGCAGCGCCACTGTAATTGCGGCGACTCGCTCAGAGTGCCGAAATGTGTGAGGGTCCTTCAGCTCCACAGCTCGCACGAAAGACTTCAAAGTGCTCTCGCGCGCCTGGTCAAGCTCGACCTTGCCACGACGCGCCTGGCGCATTAGCATCAACGGCGTCAAAAGGAACACCATCGACATGACGCCACCTGACTCGTAAAGGGTAGCGACTAGGAGCCCACCGAGTGCAATCGGAATCGTGTAAGGGACTGGCCACACCAGCTCCGCCCACACCCGCAGGAAGTCCAGACGTCGATCTGCAGCAATGACCGCCGCTACGAACACAGTATTTAGCAGCATGGCTACTGCCGTGGCGACGAGTGCCGCTGCAATAGTCGCTACAATCCCGGCACGGTTCGGTGGCGCTAACAGCCAAAAGCAGCCAGAACTCGCTCCCGTATACAAAGAAGCCTGAGCAGCGTTGAAGAGAGTCTTCTTAAATCCCCGTCTATCTACCGGAGACAGGGCGGATGCTAAACCCACCAATAGCGCTTCGGATGGCGTCAACACGAACGCGACCACAAGCAAGACTAGGAATCCTGCGGAGAGGCTGGGCGGCTCTCTCGAGCGATCCGCCGCCTGGGGAACCAACAAGGGCACTGCGATGGACTGATAGTCGGCCGCGATGAAGAGGCCCCAGAAGAAGAGCATGGGCAGAGGATCGATTTTCGAGCCACCCGAATATACGAAGACAAAGAACAGTGCGAGCGCCATCGCCCAGAGGGTGGCAGTAAGACCAGCTACCCGTAGGTAGCGCCGATCAGAAGCCACGTTCCGCTCGAATTTCAGCCTTTGAAGCAGACTGCCCTTCAAGGGCAAGCCCGGGGCCCAGAATTGAAGCCGTCACCACTTCCAGCCTACGAGAACCGGCAATGCAGCAAGCGCCGATGCAAGCGTCGCGGACTTTGAAGCTATCAGTCGCTTGAGAAGGACTCGCTTTTTCAAGAGTCCCAACTCCCTTCGCTGTGAATTTCCCTGCACCGCTCGTATCGCAGGGAGAATCCGCTCCGCTCAGGGAACTGCAAGCGCTCCGGTTGGGCCCCGGGTTCACCTCCACAATCCTTTCCAGTCCAGCCCGGCCCCCGTGGGGGAATGAGCCAGACGCATAGACTGACCCTTCGCCGCCGGCGACCTCAATCCTGCCCGGCCCCCCACTGCGCGACCCCGAAACTATAGGCGCGGCTGTTCGGTGCTGTAAACAACTGACGCCTTT
Protein-coding sequences here:
- a CDS encoding response regulator produces the protein MASILIAEDDASTRQLLSRALQADEHETFEAKDGAEALEVARQRSPQLLILDVNMPKMNGFEVARRLQADPGSPDRRIIFLTGAVDEEDHLKGWTVGADAYLTKPFEPEQLSDLVREVLSATPEQLQERREKEIERAKLLRQMGRFLD
- a CDS encoding HD domain-containing protein, which codes for MRWVLSSDPMSILAVALVVTGYAYSASLRLSSLIDMRAAATGAFGSLLFAVGPSGFQLASIQILFGLALGAELLGAIWRRQVSVRAVASHVVVLGVAGGTFTIATALMGAVFGGKLTSAQLLIPLFASSLVFAVRRGSSAPKSLVAFGPVLSMHAFAFSLAGLAVMTFPAFGPFVFAFVLTLLFVTEREFRRFEETEVTYEQTVRALGRLTERAGYVSAGHHERVAELAEQASVALRLPSAMVKRLKWVALLHDVGAVSFSDPETAKAIPHREIVQRTRAILNETEYLRPYEYMIDGLGGTDEGDLSIEARILRIANDVDELRSRQAGPMGSEHVGVVDGVEQSALGCVLDALKGSGPGGTVASHLG
- a CDS encoding adenylate/guanylate cyclase domain-containing protein translates to MCDACGWHPSAEIDSSTDTAHERSAAALHDQAGELRPVTALFADVVGSTALAEHLDPHEVRLLIGDCVNRMTAIIEAFGGSVGAYVGDGIAAFFGLDSLHEDDPRRACLAALEIQKALHAYRHEVEEAWGIEKFAVRIGINAGRAAVGAIGAADPRSIALGDAVNVAARLQSLAVPGSILVGPTIARECARWFRMETVGDLRLKGLARSIEGWRLLGAVTSAPSSAVPTYGRAAEIARLDEIASELSEGRGQALVISGEAGIGKSRMVRELRRMLRDSVTWLEGHARTAGMAPPYAPVAQMLEAWFGIRGSTSPVEARLRVRSLCRQSFGSDQSQTAAYLSRLVGVDLDPGPTPAGLGESEKLPVADAVERACYDWLLRLSALRPVVLVFEDVHEYSDSLARLISSLLPIAERRPVLFLLTSRTESGVREQRIRTLPLTHLANRTAEIHLRGLERNACDALVRALDPSATWQQQEVDELVVRSNQNPLFIEELVAAGRGDGVAGRWERVDVPLSIELLLMSRVIGLPDHVREVLEVAAVMGSGFLLEELAASLDQTPDQVAESLWTLARQDLIRESWDGRRPRFVFKHVLLEGVVQASVPGARLKAIHRRVARALLRCGGEPARLAHHFARSGEAARAASSSEEAGRRAMSVGAWEEARELLVRARELALQVGCLEVADRAAHEQVVCEFRLGRKDQAVRLLNDVEATVEVEHGRSRLRLAAARALNATGDWEATLEILSGEEKEELPAELAAAGLDCRAEAMLRLGRHKELRAELGKLNAYVDSSLPPELAFRRGRAWAALLCEEGDHTEALRWVERCRETARETGIELHKVTAEADCGLMQLLMGHTRLARETLEYAYEEGVKNGFGELVDRVGNNLMYLRLTMGELRGTLALEGELHTPLQPPFWRFSIASITATALLESGLVDEARAKVSECRRLLGTSEQASTSSIGLDVLDGAIHALEGDNEGATVILRAAHSQATKLDGRYDLQVLASYWLAVVALEEGRIAEALKLAEDSVSAARKSERGLMVSALQILGRAREAVLPGSGIEDLRAALAMAREAAMDLEAARCLIHLAQTEVPEGDLLLEEARTSLERCGAWGDLERLGHAYPSRGGAAHLPDEQGLSWPRS
- a CDS encoding HD-GYP domain-containing protein; translated protein: MALALFFVFVYSGGSKIDPLPMLFFWGLFIAADYQSIAVPLLVPQAADRSREPPSLSAGFLVLLVVAFVLTPSEALLVGLASALSPVDRRGFKKTLFNAAQASLYTGASSGCFWLLAPPNRAGIVATIAAALVATAVAMLLNTVFVAAVIAADRRLDFLRVWAELVWPVPYTIPIALGGLLVATLYESGGVMSMVFLLTPLMLMRQARRGKVELDQARESTLKSFVRAVELKDPHTFRHSERVAAITVALHKKLGSPDSERHRRYYGGLLHDLGKVAVSGTILGKPGVLTPEEYEQVKRHAAVGAQVASEVDYLRDLAPEILHHHERYDGAGYPSGLEGTNIPFAARVLAVADAYEALTSDRPYRPALPHSQALQIMGDNATRQFDPDAVAALRSLAADQEILPKVVVRADERGGYRALEARFEEGEVGLVK